One genomic window of Thermococcus indicus includes the following:
- a CDS encoding type I restriction endonuclease subunit R, whose protein sequence is MNETPEYLQCEKPIIERLESKGWTYRRGIEVLENENEPLLISRLKDAIMRINGVGEREAEEAINLLEAAHFGVEGSRRVLDYLKNGVPVKDEETAQPKRLMLIDYENLGNNEFLVANQVGYPFKTKIPDLVLYVNGIPLVIIECKKLDVSWKKAYEQIKSYEKEMPELFKYVQIGVAVGDKPVYFPIVPWLGSVPVYEWKGESFDELDNLVELLKPGTLLDVLRYFTFYRESGGAFTKVLPRYMQYRAVREIVSIALAYARGETERNRGLIWHWQGSGKTLTMIFSAYKIKRLLGNPTIFFVVDRKELERQLSGELKAVGLSFEVIDSIEKLREVLTHADGKRGTFITLIHKFRAEDLNDVLEGLKRESRRRKTIMNRRDVVVLIDEGHRTQYGELASTMRSILKSASFFAFTGTPIAKKGRDTYATFGYKDRPYLDRYFITQSIEDGFTVKIAYQARLEEDVHLKRELLEAFLSSKLEEIPEEYRGRVEEKLKKRLNAIKVFLKNPKRIETIAQDIARHYKESVEPFKAMVVAVDRESCVLYKRALDKYLPREYTEVVMTFNRDDSEVIKEYQKELEERFPGKDMAEIRERIREDFRNKSFPKILIVTDMLLTGFDAPILQTIYLDKPLKEHRLLQAIARTNRPFIKNGENIKPFGLVIDYVGVFKELKRALEIYDEADIEGAAYSVEEIKEELRKKIAKAMGYFDGLEPRRDRETIMNAVEILFRNNKGEEFGRLYREIRHHYKLLREDRDEFREAFKWLTEVYYAYRAKVDGLPPEVELKADEFLGEALKFIHETVDIEEIKTDFPIIELDEEFLKKVMRERDKRKAFTNLLFSVRHYVNTHKGPLTEDLVEQVERIIEAWRHKKEEIEKLYEELLGIAQEIEKRSQEQRKLGLNELEYALLMVLKKHVKTNTNELIKGVRKLLKETEGLRFTRWTEKTEVVSEVSRKIMFFIVREYKEECDDIIKTRNELLEVLKRWG, encoded by the coding sequence TTGAATGAAACCCCCGAATACCTCCAGTGCGAGAAGCCCATCATCGAGCGGCTGGAATCGAAGGGCTGGACTTACAGGAGGGGCATTGAGGTTCTCGAAAACGAAAACGAGCCCCTCTTAATCTCAAGGTTAAAGGATGCAATAATGAGGATAAACGGAGTTGGCGAGAGGGAAGCGGAGGAGGCAATCAACCTCCTTGAGGCTGCTCATTTTGGCGTTGAAGGGTCGAGAAGGGTTCTCGACTACCTCAAGAACGGCGTTCCCGTGAAGGATGAAGAAACCGCTCAACCGAAGAGGCTGATGCTCATTGACTATGAAAACCTCGGAAACAACGAGTTCCTCGTTGCCAACCAGGTCGGCTACCCGTTTAAGACCAAGATACCCGACCTAGTCCTCTACGTCAACGGCATCCCGCTGGTCATCATCGAGTGCAAAAAGCTCGATGTGAGCTGGAAAAAGGCCTACGAGCAGATTAAAAGCTATGAGAAGGAGATGCCCGAGCTCTTTAAGTACGTGCAGATCGGCGTTGCGGTTGGAGATAAACCCGTCTATTTCCCCATAGTGCCGTGGCTCGGGAGCGTCCCGGTCTACGAATGGAAGGGCGAGAGCTTTGATGAGCTGGACAACCTGGTTGAGCTTTTAAAACCTGGGACTCTCCTTGACGTCCTCCGCTACTTCACCTTTTACCGTGAGAGCGGTGGGGCTTTTACAAAGGTTCTGCCGAGGTACATGCAGTACCGGGCGGTTAGAGAGATAGTGAGCATCGCTCTGGCCTACGCGAGGGGAGAAACCGAAAGAAACAGGGGCTTAATATGGCACTGGCAGGGAAGCGGAAAAACCTTGACCATGATATTCTCCGCCTATAAAATCAAGCGCCTGCTCGGCAACCCCACGATTTTCTTCGTCGTTGACAGGAAGGAACTTGAGAGACAGCTGAGCGGCGAGCTTAAAGCCGTGGGGCTGAGCTTTGAAGTTATAGATTCAATTGAGAAGCTCAGGGAAGTCCTAACCCACGCCGATGGAAAGAGGGGAACGTTCATCACGCTCATCCACAAGTTCCGCGCCGAGGACCTCAATGACGTGCTGGAGGGCCTCAAGAGGGAAAGCCGGAGAAGAAAGACTATAATGAACCGGCGCGATGTGGTCGTTCTCATAGACGAGGGACACAGAACCCAGTACGGCGAGCTTGCTTCGACTATGCGCTCGATACTCAAGAGCGCGTCCTTCTTCGCCTTTACGGGAACGCCGATAGCAAAGAAAGGGCGCGACACCTACGCCACCTTCGGCTATAAGGACAGGCCCTACCTCGACAGGTACTTCATAACGCAGTCCATAGAGGACGGCTTTACCGTGAAGATAGCCTACCAGGCGAGGCTTGAGGAGGACGTTCACCTAAAGAGGGAGCTCCTTGAGGCGTTTCTCTCATCGAAGCTGGAGGAAATCCCAGAGGAGTACCGCGGAAGGGTGGAGGAGAAGCTCAAGAAGAGGCTCAACGCGATAAAGGTATTCCTGAAAAACCCGAAGAGGATCGAAACCATAGCCCAGGACATAGCAAGGCACTATAAGGAGAGCGTGGAGCCGTTTAAAGCAATGGTGGTAGCGGTTGATAGGGAGTCCTGCGTCTTATACAAGCGCGCCCTCGACAAGTATTTGCCAAGGGAGTACACAGAGGTCGTTATGACGTTCAACCGGGACGACAGCGAGGTTATCAAGGAATATCAAAAAGAGCTTGAGGAGCGCTTCCCCGGAAAAGACATGGCCGAAATCCGCGAGAGAATTCGTGAGGATTTCAGGAACAAAAGCTTTCCAAAAATCCTGATAGTTACCGACATGCTCCTCACGGGCTTTGACGCCCCAATCCTTCAAACCATATATCTGGACAAGCCGCTCAAGGAGCACAGGCTCCTTCAGGCGATAGCGAGGACCAACAGGCCCTTCATTAAGAACGGCGAAAACATCAAGCCCTTCGGCCTCGTTATAGATTACGTGGGGGTATTCAAGGAGCTGAAGAGAGCGCTGGAGATTTACGATGAAGCTGATATCGAAGGGGCCGCCTACAGCGTCGAAGAGATAAAGGAAGAGCTCAGGAAAAAGATCGCCAAGGCTATGGGATACTTTGATGGCCTTGAGCCGAGAAGGGACAGGGAAACGATAATGAACGCAGTTGAGATACTGTTCAGAAACAACAAGGGCGAGGAGTTCGGGAGGCTATACAGGGAGATAAGGCACCACTACAAGCTCCTCAGAGAGGACAGGGATGAGTTCAGAGAGGCCTTCAAATGGCTCACGGAGGTCTACTATGCATACAGAGCGAAGGTTGATGGCCTTCCGCCGGAGGTCGAACTCAAAGCCGACGAATTCTTGGGGGAGGCCCTCAAGTTCATACACGAGACAGTGGACATAGAGGAGATAAAGACCGACTTTCCAATAATTGAACTTGACGAGGAGTTCCTCAAGAAAGTAATGAGGGAGAGGGATAAGCGGAAAGCGTTTACCAACCTCCTGTTCTCGGTCAGACACTACGTAAACACCCACAAGGGACCTTTAACGGAGGACCTAGTTGAGCAGGTAGAGAGGATAATCGAAGCCTGGAGACACAAGAAGGAAGAAATCGAGAAGCTCTATGAGGAGCTCCTTGGAATAGCACAGGAAATAGAAAAGCGCTCGCAGGAGCAGAGAAAGCTCGGTTTGAACGAGCTCGAATACGCCCTTCTGATGGTGCTCAAGAAGCACGTAAAGACCAATACTAACGAGCTGATTAAAGGGGTCAGAAAGTTGCTCAAGGAGACCGAGGGGCTTAGGTTCACCCGTTGGACGGAGAAAACCGAGGTCGTCAGCGAAGTCTCGCGGAAAATTATGTTCTTCATTGTAAGGGAGTATAAGGAAGAATGCGACGACATCATCAAGACGCGCAACGAGCTCCTAGAGGTGCTCAAAAGGTGGGGATAG
- a CDS encoding M48 family metallopeptidase: protein MGIEYRVILRDVKYPRIEISPLGEVKVIVPPNADAEDLVKRKKEWIEKKIREIEEAKMKFLPLSNKLLLNGEFYELIDSEEFGVNPKFHVILLPKDDLGTLKRWLKSQLREELEFKVRLFSSVFGVKYRKIYIRFQKTKWASCSEKGNLSFNLMLMALPEELRDYIIIHEVAHLKFQKHSRAFWELVREYYPDYMRAQKELREYWLALQYNEVWRKLREV, encoded by the coding sequence GTGGGGATAGAGTACCGCGTAATTCTGAGGGACGTTAAGTATCCACGCATCGAGATAAGCCCCCTCGGGGAGGTTAAGGTAATAGTCCCACCAAACGCAGACGCCGAGGATCTGGTGAAGAGGAAGAAGGAGTGGATAGAGAAGAAGATAAGGGAAATCGAGGAAGCCAAGATGAAGTTTCTCCCGCTTTCCAATAAGCTCCTACTCAACGGCGAGTTCTACGAACTCATCGACTCAGAGGAATTCGGAGTTAATCCAAAGTTTCACGTGATTCTCCTGCCCAAGGACGATTTGGGAACCCTAAAAAGATGGCTGAAGAGTCAGCTGAGGGAAGAGCTGGAATTCAAGGTGAGACTCTTCTCATCGGTCTTCGGGGTAAAGTACAGAAAAATCTACATCCGTTTTCAGAAGACGAAGTGGGCAAGCTGCTCTGAGAAAGGAAATCTGAGCTTTAACCTGATGCTTATGGCTTTGCCGGAGGAACTCAGGGACTACATCATAATCCACGAGGTGGCTCACCTCAAGTTCCAAAAGCACTCCCGCGCATTTTGGGAGCTCGTGAGGGAGTATTATCCAGATTACATGCGTGCCCAGAAGGAACTGAGGGAGTACTGGCTTGCACTCCAGTACAACGAGGTGTGGAGAAAGCTTAGAGAGGTTTAG
- the rpsJ gene encoding 30S ribosomal protein S10, whose product MQKARIKLASTNIKALNEVTDQIKQIAERTGVRMSGPIPLPTKRIRITTRKSPDGEGTATFDRFELRVHKRLVDIEADERAMRQIMRIRVPEDVTIEIELIS is encoded by the coding sequence ATGCAGAAGGCAAGGATTAAGCTCGCGAGCACCAACATTAAGGCCCTCAACGAGGTCACCGACCAGATCAAGCAGATCGCCGAGAGGACCGGCGTCAGGATGAGCGGTCCGATACCGCTCCCGACCAAGAGGATAAGGATCACCACCAGGAAGAGCCCGGACGGAGAAGGAACCGCCACCTTTGACAGGTTCGAGCTCCGCGTTCACAAGAGGCTCGTTGACATTGAGGCCGATGAAAGGGCCATGCGCCAGATCATGCGCATCCGCGTCCCCGAGGACGTCACCATCGAGATCGAGCTCATCTCCTGA
- the tuf gene encoding translation elongation factor EF-1 subunit alpha, whose amino-acid sequence MAKEKPHINIVFIGHVDHGKSTTVGRLLFDSQNIPENIIQKFEQMGEKGKSFKFAWVMDRLKEERERGITIDVAHTKFETPHRYITIIDAPGHRDFVKNMITGASQADAAVLVVAVTDGVMPQTKEHAFLAKTLGINHIIVSLNKMDMVNYDEKKFKQVAEQVKKLLMMLGYKNVQVIPTSAWEGDNIVKKSDKMPWYNGPTLFEALDQIPEPPKPTDKPLRIPIQDVYSIKGVGTVPVGRVETGVLKVGDVVIFEPASTIFHKAIQGEVKSIEMHHESMPEALPGDNIGFNVRGVGKNDIKRGDVAGHTNNPPTVVRPKDTFKAQIIVLNHPTAITVGYTPVLHAHTLQVAVRFEQLLAKLDPRTGNIVEENPQFIKTGDSAIVVLRPTKPMVIEPVKEIPQMGRFAIRDMGQTVAAGMVISIQKAE is encoded by the coding sequence ATGGCTAAGGAGAAGCCGCACATTAACATTGTCTTTATCGGACACGTCGACCACGGAAAGAGCACCACCGTTGGAAGGCTCCTGTTCGACAGCCAGAACATTCCGGAGAACATCATCCAGAAGTTCGAGCAGATGGGTGAGAAGGGTAAGTCCTTCAAGTTCGCTTGGGTCATGGACAGGCTCAAGGAGGAGCGTGAGAGGGGTATCACCATCGACGTTGCCCACACCAAGTTCGAGACCCCGCACAGGTACATCACCATCATCGACGCTCCGGGCCACAGGGACTTCGTTAAGAACATGATCACCGGTGCCAGCCAGGCTGACGCCGCCGTTCTCGTCGTCGCCGTTACCGACGGTGTCATGCCGCAGACCAAGGAGCACGCCTTCCTCGCCAAGACCCTCGGTATCAACCACATCATCGTCTCCCTCAACAAGATGGACATGGTCAACTACGACGAGAAGAAGTTCAAGCAGGTCGCCGAGCAGGTTAAGAAGCTCCTCATGATGCTCGGCTACAAGAACGTCCAGGTCATCCCGACCAGCGCTTGGGAGGGCGACAACATCGTCAAGAAGAGCGACAAGATGCCCTGGTACAACGGCCCGACCCTCTTCGAGGCCCTCGACCAGATACCGGAGCCGCCGAAGCCGACCGACAAGCCGCTCCGCATCCCGATCCAGGACGTCTACTCCATTAAGGGTGTCGGTACCGTCCCGGTCGGCCGTGTCGAGACCGGTGTCCTCAAGGTCGGTGACGTCGTCATCTTCGAGCCGGCCAGCACCATCTTCCACAAGGCCATCCAGGGTGAGGTCAAGAGCATCGAGATGCACCACGAGTCCATGCCCGAGGCCCTTCCGGGTGACAACATCGGATTCAACGTCCGTGGCGTTGGTAAGAACGACATAAAGCGCGGTGACGTTGCCGGACACACCAACAACCCGCCGACCGTCGTCAGGCCGAAGGACACCTTCAAGGCCCAGATCATCGTCCTCAACCACCCGACCGCCATCACCGTCGGCTACACCCCGGTCCTCCACGCGCACACCCTCCAGGTCGCCGTCAGGTTCGAGCAGCTCCTCGCCAAGCTCGACCCGAGGACCGGTAACATCGTCGAGGAGAACCCGCAGTTCATCAAGACCGGTGACTCCGCCATCGTCGTCCTCAGGCCGACCAAGCCGATGGTCATCGAGCCGGTCAAGGAGATACCGCAGATGGGCAGGTTCGCCATCCGTGACATGGGCCAGACCGTCGCTGCCGGTATGGTTATCTCCATCCAGAAGGCCGAGTGA
- a CDS encoding ATP-binding protein translates to MSRQTFVDRERELEFLEKGYRSDKAELLIVYGRRRIGKTELLLQFARDKPHVYFLATEKPYHENLRELQKLLSEFLGDELFSRISFHDIDELLMAFVERVRDERVVLVIDEFPLLIERYRPVLSLLQRAWDLKLSKGRIMLILCGSSVSAMETEVLGYKSPLYGRRTGQWRLTEIPFFHIGEFLPGYPIEDLVKVWGVVGGIPAYLLKFEPRKDFNENVVDNVLSKGAFLYEEAEILLREELREPANYFAILEAIAGGRSRFGEIVNATGLDKSLVSKYLSVLQRLGIVRREVSVTATAKEASKRGLYSIDDNYFSFWFRYVLPNRSYLEAGLAKDVWKRSQKDFNTYMGSAFERLVGSPEVFIELTGFHFTKLGRWWHKGEEIDLLALNEREKKALFVEVKWKDLSEREARGILRDLERKGELVGLEDWKKYCGLIARKVDGKERLNAEGWQVWDLADFKVPS, encoded by the coding sequence ATGAGTAGACAAACTTTCGTGGATAGGGAGAGGGAGCTCGAGTTTCTGGAGAAGGGATACCGCAGTGACAAAGCCGAACTGCTCATTGTATACGGTCGTAGGAGGATTGGGAAGACCGAGCTGCTCCTCCAGTTCGCTCGGGACAAACCCCACGTTTATTTTCTCGCAACGGAAAAGCCGTACCATGAGAATCTTCGCGAGCTTCAAAAGCTCCTCTCAGAATTTCTCGGCGATGAACTATTCAGCAGAATCTCTTTCCACGATATTGATGAGCTTCTGATGGCCTTCGTGGAGAGAGTACGTGATGAACGCGTTGTCCTAGTGATTGACGAGTTTCCCCTGCTTATAGAACGCTACCGGCCGGTTCTCTCGCTCCTTCAGAGAGCATGGGACTTGAAGCTCTCGAAGGGCAGAATAATGCTGATTCTCTGCGGTTCGAGTGTTTCGGCGATGGAAACGGAGGTTTTGGGTTACAAAAGCCCGCTCTACGGAAGACGGACCGGACAGTGGCGCTTAACGGAGATTCCCTTCTTCCACATTGGTGAGTTCCTTCCTGGCTATCCGATCGAAGACCTCGTGAAGGTCTGGGGTGTGGTGGGAGGGATTCCGGCTTACCTCCTGAAGTTCGAGCCTAGGAAGGACTTTAACGAAAACGTCGTTGACAACGTCCTCTCAAAGGGTGCCTTTCTCTACGAGGAGGCCGAGATACTCCTGAGGGAAGAGCTCAGGGAGCCGGCCAACTACTTCGCGATACTTGAAGCGATAGCGGGTGGGAGGAGCAGGTTCGGGGAGATCGTGAACGCAACTGGGCTCGACAAGAGCCTCGTTTCCAAGTATCTGAGCGTCCTCCAGAGGCTTGGAATAGTCCGGCGGGAGGTTTCCGTCACCGCAACGGCCAAAGAAGCCAGCAAAAGGGGGCTCTATTCCATAGACGACAACTACTTCTCCTTCTGGTTCAGGTATGTCCTCCCGAACAGGAGCTACCTTGAGGCTGGACTGGCGAAGGACGTCTGGAAGCGTTCGCAGAAGGATTTCAACACCTATATGGGTTCGGCCTTCGAACGACTTGTTGGAAGTCCGGAGGTTTTCATCGAGCTCACCGGCTTCCACTTCACGAAACTTGGTCGCTGGTGGCACAAGGGGGAGGAGATTGATCTCCTCGCGTTAAACGAGCGCGAGAAAAAGGCTTTGTTCGTCGAGGTGAAGTGGAAGGACTTGAGCGAGAGGGAAGCGCGGGGGATTTTGAGGGACTTGGAGAGGAAGGGCGAGTTGGTTGGCCTCGAAGACTGGAAAAAGTACTGTGGACTAATCGCCAGGAAAGTTGACGGAAAGGAAAGGTTGAACGCCGAAGGCTGGCAGGTTTGGGATTTGGCCGATTTTAAAGTGCCGTCCTGA
- a CDS encoding elongation factor EF-2: MGRREEMVAKIKELMTQPERIRNMGIAAHIDHGKTTLSDNLLAGAGMISEELAGKQLVLDFDEQEQARGITINAANVSMVHTYEGQDYLINLIDTPGHVDFGGDVTRAMRAIDGAIIVVDAVEGVMPQTETVLRQALREYVKPVLFINKVDRLIKELKLGPNDILQRFAKIITDVNRLIKKYAPDEFKNQWFVKVEDGSVAFGSAYYNWALSVPYMKKTGVSFKDIVELTNSGDLKTLRQKAPLHVVVLDMVVKHLPNPLEAQKYRIPHLWRGDIESEVGQAMMKCDPKGKMAMVVTKIILDKHAGEVSTGRVWSGTVKTGQEVYLINAKRKARIQQVGIYMGPERVNMEAVPAGNIVAVTGLRDAMAGETVAQEQIEPFEALHYASEPVVTVAIEAKNVKDLPKLIEALRQLAKEDPTLHVKIDEETGQHLLSGMGELHLEVKLVKLKEDWKLDVDVSPPIVVYRESVSKISPIVEGKSPNKHNRFYITVEPLPDEIYEAIHEGLIPEGRPKDPKAVAKKLAELGMDYEVAKGIVDIYHGNIFLDNTKGIQYLNEVMDLLVDGFHQAMDEGPLAKEPVMKVMVRLHDAKIHEDNVHRGPAQIYPAIRGAIQCAMMKAQPILYEPYQKVIINVPYEYMGAVSREINQRRGQLIDMRQEGEVMIIISEAPVAEMFGFAGAIRGATSGRALWSTEHAGFKRVPGELATNIIRQIRQRKGLDPNPPKEQDVCPQQ; the protein is encoded by the coding sequence ATGGGAAGAAGGGAAGAGATGGTTGCGAAGATTAAAGAGCTCATGACCCAGCCCGAGAGGATCAGGAACATGGGTATCGCCGCTCACATTGACCACGGTAAGACGACGCTGAGCGACAACCTGCTCGCCGGCGCTGGAATGATCAGCGAGGAGTTAGCTGGAAAGCAGCTCGTCCTCGATTTCGACGAGCAGGAGCAGGCGAGAGGTATCACCATCAACGCGGCCAACGTTTCGATGGTTCACACCTACGAGGGCCAGGACTACCTCATCAACCTCATCGACACCCCGGGTCACGTTGACTTCGGTGGTGACGTTACCAGGGCCATGCGTGCCATCGACGGTGCCATCATCGTCGTCGACGCCGTCGAGGGTGTCATGCCCCAGACCGAGACCGTTCTGAGACAGGCCCTCAGGGAGTACGTCAAGCCGGTTCTCTTTATCAACAAGGTGGACAGGCTCATCAAGGAGCTCAAGCTCGGCCCGAACGACATCCTCCAGAGGTTCGCCAAGATCATCACCGACGTCAACAGGCTCATCAAGAAGTACGCCCCGGACGAGTTCAAGAACCAGTGGTTCGTCAAGGTCGAGGACGGTAGCGTCGCCTTCGGAAGTGCCTACTACAACTGGGCCCTCAGCGTTCCCTACATGAAGAAGACCGGCGTTTCCTTCAAGGACATCGTTGAGCTCACCAACAGCGGCGACCTCAAGACCCTCAGGCAGAAGGCTCCGCTCCACGTCGTCGTCCTCGATATGGTCGTCAAGCACCTCCCGAACCCGCTCGAGGCCCAGAAGTACAGGATCCCGCACCTCTGGAGGGGCGACATTGAGAGTGAGGTTGGCCAGGCCATGATGAAGTGCGACCCGAAGGGCAAGATGGCCATGGTCGTCACCAAGATCATCCTTGACAAGCACGCCGGTGAGGTTTCGACCGGCCGTGTCTGGAGCGGTACCGTGAAGACCGGCCAGGAGGTTTACCTCATCAACGCCAAGAGGAAGGCCAGGATCCAGCAGGTCGGTATCTACATGGGTCCCGAGAGGGTCAACATGGAGGCCGTTCCGGCCGGTAACATCGTCGCCGTCACCGGACTGCGCGATGCTATGGCTGGCGAGACCGTCGCCCAGGAGCAGATCGAGCCGTTTGAGGCCCTCCACTACGCCAGCGAGCCGGTCGTTACCGTCGCCATCGAGGCCAAGAACGTCAAGGACCTTCCGAAGCTCATCGAGGCCCTCCGCCAGCTCGCCAAGGAGGACCCGACGCTCCACGTCAAGATTGACGAGGAGACCGGCCAGCACCTCCTCAGCGGTATGGGTGAGCTCCACCTCGAGGTCAAGCTTGTCAAGCTCAAGGAGGACTGGAAGCTCGACGTCGATGTCAGCCCGCCGATCGTCGTTTACCGCGAGAGCGTCAGCAAGATCAGCCCGATAGTCGAAGGAAAGAGCCCGAACAAGCACAACAGGTTCTACATCACCGTGGAGCCGCTTCCGGACGAGATATACGAGGCCATCCACGAGGGACTCATCCCCGAGGGCAGGCCGAAGGACCCGAAGGCCGTCGCCAAGAAGCTCGCCGAGCTCGGCATGGACTACGAGGTCGCCAAGGGCATAGTTGACATATACCACGGCAACATATTCCTCGACAACACCAAGGGTATCCAGTACCTCAACGAGGTCATGGATCTCCTCGTCGACGGATTCCACCAGGCCATGGACGAGGGCCCGCTCGCCAAGGAGCCGGTTATGAAGGTCATGGTCCGCCTGCACGACGCCAAGATCCACGAGGACAACGTTCACCGCGGCCCGGCCCAGATCTACCCGGCCATCAGGGGTGCCATCCAGTGCGCCATGATGAAGGCCCAGCCGATCCTCTACGAGCCCTACCAGAAGGTCATCATCAACGTGCCCTACGAGTACATGGGTGCCGTCAGCAGGGAGATCAACCAGAGGCGCGGCCAGCTCATCGACATGAGGCAGGAGGGCGAGGTCATGATCATCATCTCGGAGGCCCCGGTCGCCGAGATGTTCGGATTCGCCGGAGCCATCCGCGGCGCCACCAGCGGAAGGGCCCTCTGGAGCACCGAGCACGCCGGCTTCAAGAGGGTTCCGGGAGAGCTGGCCACCAACATCATCAGGCAGATACGCCAGAGGAAGGGCCTCGACCCGAACCCGCCGAAGGAGCAGGACGTCTGCCCGCAGCAGTGA
- a CDS encoding HD domain-containing protein, translated as MKLVHDPIHGHIELDDFAVGLVDTPEFQRLRRITQLGLAFLAYPSARHTRFEHSLGTFYLAKRITEHNPEIEEGAVYAALLHDLGHYPFSHTLEALYPRHEENTKWFIMHGEIGDVIGERYSVREFLKLLKHPLVSGDIDADRMDYLVRDAYYTGVAYGLVDLDRLVRNLLWRDGMLVVGGKGVMAAQNLLLARSMMYPTVYQHHVSKIASAMLITAVELEGIPSDEIRTMDEVDLIARLRASERAEVRELVRAVDDRRLYKRVLYSASDPGVDAVAELRRELEAEFGHLVIVDYPPKPKFEEKNAFVETERGLKRLSEVSPLVRSLVELKDTHWRWGVYARADVRERVERFLRAFFD; from the coding sequence GTGAAGCTCGTCCACGACCCCATACACGGCCACATCGAGCTGGATGACTTTGCGGTCGGACTTGTGGATACCCCAGAGTTCCAGAGGCTCAGGCGAATAACCCAGCTCGGATTGGCTTTTCTCGCATACCCCTCGGCCAGGCACACGCGCTTCGAACACTCCCTGGGGACTTTCTATCTTGCGAAGAGGATAACCGAGCACAACCCTGAAATCGAGGAAGGCGCCGTTTACGCGGCTCTGCTCCACGACCTCGGCCACTATCCCTTCAGCCACACGCTTGAGGCCCTCTACCCGCGGCACGAGGAGAACACGAAGTGGTTTATAATGCACGGCGAAATCGGGGACGTGATCGGGGAGCGCTATTCCGTGAGGGAGTTCCTCAAGCTCCTCAAGCACCCCCTCGTGAGCGGAGATATAGACGCCGACAGGATGGATTACCTGGTGAGGGACGCCTACTACACCGGCGTGGCCTACGGCCTGGTCGATCTGGACAGGCTCGTGAGGAACCTGCTGTGGAGGGACGGCATGCTCGTCGTTGGGGGGAAGGGAGTAATGGCCGCCCAGAACCTGCTCCTGGCGAGGAGCATGATGTATCCCACCGTTTACCAGCACCACGTCTCGAAGATAGCAAGTGCCATGCTCATAACGGCCGTTGAGCTCGAAGGGATTCCCTCCGATGAAATACGCACCATGGACGAGGTTGATTTGATAGCACGGCTCAGAGCGAGTGAGAGAGCGGAGGTTCGGGAGCTCGTTCGGGCGGTGGACGACAGGAGACTCTACAAGCGCGTTCTCTACAGCGCCAGCGACCCGGGGGTGGACGCTGTCGCCGAACTCCGGAGGGAGCTTGAGGCCGAGTTCGGACACCTCGTCATCGTTGACTATCCCCCCAAACCCAAGTTCGAGGAGAAGAACGCCTTTGTGGAGACCGAAAGGGGACTGAAGCGCCTCAGTGAGGTCTCGCCGCTCGTCCGCTCGTTGGTTGAGTTGAAGGACACCCACTGGCGCTGGGGAGTTTACGCGAGGGCCGACGTGAGGGAGCGGGTTGAAAGGTTTCTGAGGGCATTCTTTGATTGA
- a CDS encoding type II toxin-antitoxin system RelE family toxin, with the protein MSFENRVLISKKALKELQSIPRSERDLIKDRISKLAFFPLAHLDVQKLRGYENIYRLRVGDYRVLFEYEKSERIVRILKIGKRENVY; encoded by the coding sequence ATGAGCTTTGAAAACAGGGTTCTGATAAGCAAGAAGGCCTTGAAAGAACTTCAGAGCATTCCAAGGAGCGAGAGGGATCTAATAAAGGACAGGATTTCAAAGCTGGCCTTCTTTCCTCTGGCTCACCTAGACGTCCAAAAGCTCAGGGGGTATGAAAACATCTACCGTCTTAGGGTTGGGGATTACAGAGTGCTGTTTGAGTATGAGAAGAGCGAGAGAATAGTGAGAATTTTGAAAATTGGGAAGAGAGAAAACGTCTACTGA